From the genome of Winogradskyella forsetii, one region includes:
- a CDS encoding CAP domain-containing protein translates to MKASKLLPFLAIIALFSFTSCSTDSMEDETLNAIEVPVAPQAKQIEIEIMELINAYRINEGLNPLQNHSTVKAVAFTHTDYMIEVNNVSHDNFFLRQQSLQANASANVVSENVAYGFNSAASVVNAWLNSPSHRENIEGDFTDFDVSAEKNAEGKWYFTNMFIKR, encoded by the coding sequence ATGAAAGCTTCAAAACTCTTGCCGTTTTTGGCTATTATTGCTCTTTTTAGTTTTACATCTTGTTCCACAGACTCTATGGAAGATGAGACGTTGAACGCCATTGAAGTTCCGGTTGCACCTCAGGCAAAACAGATTGAAATAGAAATCATGGAACTCATTAATGCTTATAGAATCAATGAAGGATTAAATCCTTTACAAAATCATAGTACGGTAAAAGCTGTTGCATTTACACATACAGACTATATGATTGAAGTGAACAACGTATCCCACGATAATTTCTTTCTAAGACAACAGAGCTTACAAGCCAATGCGAGCGCCAATGTCGTTTCAGAAAATGTGGCTTATGGTTTTAATTCAGCAGCATCAGTTGTAAATGCCTGGTTAAATAGTCCAAGTCACAGAGAAAACATTGAGGGCGATTTCACGGATTTTGACGTATCAGCAGAAAAGAACGCTGAAGGGAAATGGTATTTTACTAATATGTTTATTAAGCGGTAA
- a CDS encoding tail fiber domain-containing protein encodes MLNGYTYTYKENANLNFDEGLQHGLIAQEVEAVYPELVHNTTYPIYNEEGEFEGTGSYKSVNYIGLISELTEAIKGLNAKVENLESQLEPRVVYEKSFSAEELARIEKNAYQLSQNTPNPLSASTSITYVIPEAFDEAAILIFDLNGKMLKTYPVKENKGTITINSKDLNGAGMYLYALYANGKDIMTKRMLLK; translated from the coding sequence TTGCTCAATGGCTATACGTACACCTATAAAGAAAATGCCAATTTAAATTTTGATGAGGGCTTACAGCATGGGCTCATTGCGCAAGAGGTAGAAGCGGTATATCCAGAACTGGTACACAATACCACCTATCCTATTTACAATGAAGAAGGCGAGTTTGAAGGCACTGGCAGTTACAAATCTGTGAACTATATAGGTTTAATATCAGAGCTTACCGAAGCTATTAAAGGGTTAAATGCAAAAGTCGAGAATTTAGAGAGTCAGTTAGAGCCACGAGTAGTCTATGAGAAGTCGTTTTCAGCAGAAGAATTGGCTCGCATTGAAAAAAATGCGTATCAATTATCGCAAAATACACCAAATCCACTTAGCGCTAGCACAAGCATTACCTACGTTATACCAGAAGCTTTTGATGAAGCCGCTATTTTAATTTTTGACCTTAATGGTAAAATGCTCAAAACCTATCCTGTAAAAGAAAATAAAGGTACTATTACTATAAATTCCAAAGATTTGAATGGTGCAGGGATGTATCTTTATGCCTTATATGCTAATGGCAAAGATATTATGACCAAGCGTATGCTGTTGAAGTAG
- a CDS encoding T9SS type B sorting domain-containing protein, with translation MKKRLTYALVILMHFVGYAQFPTDIPLELRAQFNGRYGYTVIGNTMNETDNWFQSPPPPCQMLTESSATLNLQPNQTLVAAYLYWSGIEDGTYDTIIQLNSEEIISEETFVVDPEQVGTTPYFGSFKDITNQVNSYGNTTYTFSDFDLNPVIDSYCNTAVYYAGWSILIVYEDSSLPIQQLNIYDGLASVYGYEGNSSTTINLGNLNISDIQDARIGYLAWNGSPNLFFNESISFNGTILSNALNPADNPFNGTNSYTGVTDLWNMDLDQFDISNFIQVGDTEATLTFTSAQYRFIQNVVTVIPSELPDATVELNSINNQDPCDDRNISLNIDINNFNSFEVLPANTPYSIFALDANDEEVFIATFFTQNALPIDGTENQTVNVSIPNTIPNTTTLIIKANTLQDASNPINESNSLNNVVTLPLILPQTPSITNSPTDISAANTIPIDLTSNNLETLGITNPEEYEITYHLSASDADNGTNAITSPSNFLANNSPQIIYMRVESVLSTVCFITESFEVSYEDGLPFPTDVPLELRAQYSGQYGYTVIGNTLNEADNKTVTPCQMSTESSALLSLSPNQVLIAAYLYWSGIGEGTVNPSVNLNDIPLIADEIFAVDTQQNGSALYFGSFKNITNQVSAFGNSIYHFSDLDLNPIIGNYCSTGQYYSGWSILVIYEDNTLPIQQLNIYDGLVSVYGLEENASTSVSIGNLNVTDTTNATLGYLAWNGSPNSFINESVSFNGTLLSNGLNPVDNPFNGTNGYTGATNLWNMDLDIFDISNLIQIGDTEATFTFTSAFDRIIQNVVTVIPSELPDATAELIAINNQNPCDDRDISLNININNFNAFDVLPANTPYSIFALDANDDEVFIATFFTQNALSVDGTEIQVIDLSIPNTVPNTTTLIIKANTLQDGSNPTNESNVLNNEITLALTLPQTPSITIPPTDISLCGSIADNTTIDLTQNNLTSLGVANPTEYSISYHLSDAESQNGSNAIANPSSFIATSNPQTLFIRIESNLSPNCFTSTSFEVSYAAIPQIQQTLDINECQVNGQTDSFDLTLNNAVSMGITDPSSVSITYHENLDWAQNGIAQIININDYPIGLADTLTIYVRVENSNNSNCFTTASFQLNSFALSMGDLQNLTAEACTSLGQEAVFDLTVNTPLALGTQSPQDFSVSYHLSENEAQNGSNAIENPTAYTSTALSQTIWLRLTLDTAPTACAALGSFTLQTEPLTVVNNVSDLSIQACVFPNEPVSFDLTQNTAIALGNQDPQLFAISYHTSEAEAENGTNAIGNPSNYENTSNPQTLWLRLERNDILPLCYAVAPFDIEVVGTPEINFNPAPLQICASDNTGFAVFNLNASMADIAFGNPNIAVSFHSSMVNAQSDTGALPLSYENTLAGLETIFFRTEDVINGCSFTGSLDLQVLEIPELSNTAAVLSECAMDNTTAVFDLSAINAVLIENAASTNFEVQYFVSETDALSGTNPIGNTNSFTNTTNPQQLWLGVSNSNNCYAVASFELSVLTSTVIADNTIIDDLSFCSEEPTALMATIDLSQYDTLINPNPLPNTQVLYYEGWDNFNLDIAIESPAAFLIDMPSTVLIAEIINTETQCRSPQPITFEITINPLPVFSLPEVLPLCLDDQTGQPLELSFSPPLLDTGLAGSNNTFEWLLNGEPLGLSTSSITADLPGNYTAIVTNFGSDCSYSQNTLVEAVSPPIFDVVVLSASFSEVGEVDVQNIVGQGIFEFQLDDEPLQLLEQGATNLLFSNIPDGVHTITGRDIYGCGSTTVEFTVLGFAPFFTPNDDGVNDFWNIMSLRDQPNATISIFNRFGKLIYSGNPEQGGWDGTYGGNKMPTNDYWFKVEFIDPRTNNPAVFKSHFTLKR, from the coding sequence ATGAAAAAGAGATTGACCTACGCTTTGGTAATATTAATGCATTTTGTGGGCTATGCACAATTCCCTACAGACATTCCACTAGAACTAAGGGCACAGTTTAATGGTCGATATGGTTATACTGTAATTGGTAATACCATGAATGAAACTGATAATTGGTTTCAATCCCCTCCTCCTCCTTGTCAAATGCTTACTGAATCTTCGGCAACTCTGAACTTACAACCTAATCAAACTTTAGTCGCAGCGTATTTATATTGGTCAGGTATTGAAGATGGTACTTACGATACAATAATTCAACTAAATAGTGAAGAAATTATATCAGAAGAAACATTTGTTGTTGACCCAGAACAAGTTGGTACAACGCCTTATTTTGGCAGTTTTAAAGACATTACAAACCAAGTAAACTCATATGGTAATACTACATATACTTTTTCAGATTTTGATTTAAACCCAGTGATAGATAGCTACTGCAATACGGCAGTTTATTACGCTGGTTGGTCAATTTTAATAGTTTATGAAGATTCGTCCTTACCGATACAACAACTTAATATATATGACGGCTTAGCATCAGTATATGGATATGAAGGTAATTCTAGCACTACAATAAATTTAGGGAATTTGAATATAAGTGATATACAAGACGCTAGAATAGGTTATTTAGCATGGAATGGCAGTCCTAACCTATTTTTTAACGAAAGTATTTCTTTTAATGGAACTATTTTGAGCAATGCGCTAAACCCAGCGGATAATCCGTTTAATGGCACTAATAGTTATACAGGTGTTACCGATTTATGGAATATGGATTTAGATCAGTTTGATATTTCAAATTTTATACAAGTAGGCGACACTGAAGCCACTTTAACATTTACATCAGCTCAATATCGTTTCATCCAAAACGTCGTCACGGTCATTCCCTCAGAGTTACCAGATGCTACTGTAGAACTTAACAGCATTAACAACCAAGACCCTTGCGATGATAGAAATATCAGTCTAAACATTGATATTAATAATTTTAATAGCTTTGAGGTGTTGCCTGCCAATACACCCTATTCCATTTTTGCTTTAGATGCCAATGACGAAGAGGTGTTTATTGCCACCTTTTTTACTCAAAATGCACTCCCAATTGATGGTACAGAAAACCAAACAGTAAATGTTAGTATTCCTAATACCATACCTAACACCACTACGCTTATTATTAAAGCCAATACGCTACAAGATGCCAGTAATCCTATTAATGAGAGCAATAGTCTTAATAATGTGGTAACGTTACCACTTATTTTGCCGCAAACGCCAAGCATTACAAACTCACCAACAGATATTAGCGCTGCAAACACTATACCCATTGACCTTACCTCTAATAATCTGGAAACTTTGGGTATTACTAACCCAGAAGAGTACGAAATCACTTATCATCTATCGGCTTCGGATGCTGATAACGGCACCAACGCCATTACCAGTCCTAGCAACTTTTTGGCTAACAACAGTCCTCAGATCATATATATGCGTGTGGAAAGTGTATTGTCCACAGTTTGTTTTATCACGGAAAGTTTTGAGGTAAGCTATGAAGACGGATTACCATTTCCAACCGATGTACCACTAGAACTTCGCGCACAATACAGTGGGCAATATGGCTATACAGTTATTGGTAATACGTTAAATGAAGCCGATAATAAAACAGTTACACCTTGCCAAATGTCGACTGAGTCCTCTGCCTTATTAAGCCTATCACCAAATCAAGTTCTAATAGCTGCTTATCTATATTGGTCGGGTATTGGTGAAGGCACGGTTAATCCTTCTGTAAATCTTAACGATATACCTCTAATTGCAGATGAAATTTTCGCCGTAGATACTCAACAAAATGGTAGTGCACTATACTTTGGCAGTTTTAAAAACATTACCAATCAGGTCAGCGCATTTGGTAATAGTATCTATCATTTTTCTGATTTAGATTTGAATCCTATAATTGGAAATTATTGCTCAACAGGTCAATATTATTCAGGCTGGTCAATCTTAGTGATTTACGAAGATAACACGCTACCTATACAACAACTAAATATTTATGATGGATTAGTATCAGTCTATGGATTAGAGGAGAATGCTAGTACTAGTGTATCCATCGGTAATCTGAATGTAACTGACACTACCAATGCGACTCTAGGCTATTTGGCATGGAATGGTAGCCCTAATTCATTTATTAACGAGAGTGTTTCCTTTAATGGAACTCTATTGAGCAATGGACTAAACCCTGTTGATAACCCATTTAATGGTACCAATGGCTACACAGGTGCCACCAATCTCTGGAATATGGACTTGGATATCTTCGATATTTCTAACTTAATTCAAATTGGCGATACCGAAGCCACTTTTACATTTACATCAGCCTTTGATAGAATCATCCAAAACGTAGTAACGGTCATTCCGTCAGAGCTTCCCGATGCCACAGCAGAGCTTATAGCCATTAACAACCAAAACCCTTGTGATGATAGAGACATCAGCTTAAACATTAATATTAATAATTTTAATGCCTTTGATGTCCTGCCTGCCAATACACCGTATTCCATCTTTGCTTTAGATGCCAATGACGACGAGGTGTTTATTGCCACCTTTTTCACTCAAAATGCACTCTCTGTTGATGGTACAGAAATCCAAGTGATAGACCTTAGTATTCCTAATACGGTGCCTAACACCACCACCCTAATTATTAAAGCCAATACCTTACAAGATGGCAGTAACCCAACTAACGAGAGCAACGTGCTCAATAACGAGATCACCTTAGCACTTACGTTACCACAAACGCCAAGCATCACAATCCCACCCACAGACATCAGCCTTTGTGGGAGTATTGCAGATAATACGACCATAGACCTTACACAAAACAACCTTACCAGCTTGGGAGTTGCCAACCCAACAGAATACAGCATCAGCTATCACCTCTCGGATGCCGAGTCACAAAATGGGAGTAATGCTATTGCTAATCCTAGTAGTTTTATCGCTACAAGCAATCCGCAGACGCTATTTATCCGTATAGAAAGCAACTTGTCACCAAACTGTTTTACCAGCACTAGTTTTGAGGTCAGCTATGCAGCCATACCACAGATACAGCAGACCTTGGATATTAATGAATGCCAAGTCAACGGCCAAACAGATTCCTTCGATCTCACACTCAACAATGCGGTGAGTATGGGTATTACTGATCCGTCTTCTGTAAGCATTACCTACCATGAAAACCTCGATTGGGCACAAAATGGAATAGCTCAAATCATCAATATTAATGATTATCCCATTGGCTTGGCAGATACACTAACCATTTATGTCCGTGTAGAAAATAGCAACAACTCCAATTGCTTTACCACAGCATCCTTTCAGCTCAATAGCTTTGCCCTTAGTATGGGTGATTTGCAGAACCTTACAGCAGAAGCCTGTACAAGTCTTGGGCAAGAAGCCGTTTTTGATCTTACAGTAAATACGCCTTTAGCACTTGGCACTCAAAGTCCGCAAGATTTTAGTGTCAGTTACCATCTAAGCGAAAATGAAGCGCAAAACGGCAGTAATGCTATTGAAAATCCTACGGCTTATACCAGTACAGCGCTTAGCCAGACCATTTGGTTGCGGCTTACTTTAGATACAGCCCCAACGGCTTGTGCGGCCTTAGGCAGTTTTACCCTACAGACCGAGCCACTAACCGTAGTTAATAATGTGAGTGACCTTAGCATACAAGCTTGCGTATTTCCAAACGAGCCTGTAAGCTTTGACCTTACTCAAAATACAGCGATTGCTCTTGGGAATCAAGACCCACAGTTATTTGCTATAAGCTACCATACCAGCGAAGCTGAGGCAGAAAATGGTACGAATGCCATTGGTAATCCTTCCAATTATGAAAATACCAGCAATCCGCAGACCCTTTGGTTGCGCTTAGAGCGCAATGACATCTTACCGCTTTGTTATGCTGTTGCACCTTTTGATATTGAAGTGGTCGGAACGCCAGAGATTAATTTTAACCCAGCACCCTTGCAGATTTGTGCTAGTGATAATACTGGTTTTGCGGTATTCAATCTTAATGCGTCTATGGCAGATATTGCCTTTGGTAATCCTAATATTGCGGTAAGTTTTCATTCGTCTATGGTTAATGCTCAAAGCGATACAGGCGCTTTGCCATTGAGCTATGAAAATACGCTTGCTGGACTTGAAACCATATTCTTCCGTACCGAAGATGTTATCAATGGTTGTAGCTTTACAGGCAGTTTAGATCTACAGGTTTTGGAAATACCTGAGCTTAGTAATACTGCTGCTGTACTTTCTGAATGTGCTATGGATAATACTACAGCTGTTTTTGACCTTAGTGCTATTAACGCAGTTCTTATTGAAAATGCTGCAAGTACCAATTTTGAAGTGCAGTACTTTGTTAGCGAAACCGATGCGCTCAGTGGCACCAATCCTATTGGCAATACTAATAGTTTTACCAATACCACCAATCCGCAACAACTTTGGTTGGGTGTTTCTAATAGTAACAATTGCTATGCGGTGGCGAGTTTTGAGCTGAGTGTGCTTACAAGTACCGTTATTGCAGATAACACAATAATTGACGACCTTAGTTTTTGTAGTGAAGAGCCAACAGCACTGATGGCCACGATAGATCTAAGCCAATATGATACGCTCATCAATCCCAATCCCTTACCAAACACCCAAGTGCTATATTATGAGGGTTGGGACAATTTTAATCTAGATATAGCTATAGAAAGTCCAGCTGCTTTTTTGATAGATATGCCGAGTACAGTGCTTATTGCAGAAATCATTAATACCGAAACGCAGTGTCGATCACCGCAACCAATAACGTTTGAAATTACAATTAATCCATTGCCTGTATTTAGTTTGCCCGAAGTACTGCCCTTATGTCTAGATGACCAAACAGGGCAACCCTTAGAGCTTTCATTTTCTCCACCTTTACTCGATACAGGATTAGCAGGAAGTAACAACACTTTTGAGTGGTTGCTCAATGGCGAACCCTTAGGATTGAGTACCTCTAGCATTACGGCCGACCTGCCTGGAAATTACACCGCTATCGTCACCAACTTTGGCAGCGACTGTAGTTACAGTCAAAACACTTTGGTAGAAGCGGTTAGCCCTCCAATATTTGATGTTGTGGTTTTAAGCGCATCATTTTCAGAAGTTGGCGAAGTAGACGTTCAAAATATAGTTGGGCAAGGTATATTTGAGTTTCAATTAGATGATGAGCCGTTGCAATTGCTTGAACAAGGCGCAACCAATTTGTTGTTTAGTAATATACCAGATGGTGTGCATACCATTACAGGACGTGATATTTATGGCTGTGGGAGTACCACGGTTGAATTTACCGTGCTTGGGTTTGCACCATTTTTTACACCCAATGATGATGGTGTTAATGATTTTTGGAATATAATGTCCTTAAGAGACCAACCCAATGCAACTATATCTATTTTTAACCGCTTTGGTAAATTGATTTATTCCGGAAACCCGGAACAAGGTGGTTGGGATGGGACTTATGGAGGCAACAAAATGCCAACTAATGATTATTGGTTCAAAGTAGAGTTTATCGATCCTAGAACTAATAATCCTGCCGTGTTTAAAAGTCATTTTACCTTGAAGCGTTAA
- a CDS encoding OmpA family protein has translation MKTKILALILVLFSSLSFSQTKLADKFFENYGYVKAIELYEKVVEKGKADAHVLTRLGDAYYNNSNSEKAVYWYKQALEEYKDIEAEYIYKYIQSLRSIGNYKEADVWFKKLIEAQQGDSRLTGYDPDEVDIYDKLTSKNEDLVVKIENLSFNSENSDFGSFLKDSTLYFASARGDDGKVYSWNKEPFLDIFKINVTENKEDGTRSYGAPTQINSEDVNTEYHEASVAITKDGKTMFFTRDNMNKRNRLNYDKEGTTYLKIYKATLVGNAWTNVIDLPFNDDVFSTGHPVLSPDNKTLFFVSDREGGIGQTDIYSVAINEDGTYGTPENLGEKINTEGREMFPYVAKDSTFYFSSDGHLNLGLLDIFKSNILKEEPTEEPENIGAPFNSGYDDFAYFVNSDTRQGYFSSNRPNGKGGDDIYSFNVIECNQQITGIAREHRTEIILSDVTVQLIDETGKILAEVVTTADGSYTFEIECNTTYTILGTKPDYQEDQHTITTSNENKKVNTVDLTLKPLILDSQIIINPIFFDFDKSEIRTDAQYELENIVDVLRKHPEMIIKIESHTDSRGRDKYNLKLSDRRAKSTAEYIISRGIEAHRIESARGFGETRLLNECANGVKCSEEEHQLNRRSYFYIVDGDKERE, from the coding sequence ATGAAAACCAAAATATTAGCGCTCATACTAGTTTTATTCAGTTCGTTGTCTTTTTCCCAAACGAAATTGGCCGATAAATTCTTTGAAAATTATGGCTATGTAAAAGCAATTGAATTATATGAAAAAGTCGTTGAGAAAGGAAAAGCCGACGCTCACGTTTTAACACGTCTAGGCGATGCTTATTATAATAATTCCAATTCTGAAAAGGCAGTTTACTGGTATAAACAAGCATTGGAAGAATACAAAGATATTGAAGCTGAATATATCTACAAGTACATTCAATCCCTTAGAAGTATAGGCAACTATAAAGAAGCAGATGTTTGGTTTAAAAAGCTAATTGAAGCGCAACAAGGGGATAGCCGTCTTACAGGTTATGATCCAGATGAAGTTGATATCTATGATAAACTGACTTCCAAAAACGAAGATTTAGTGGTAAAGATTGAAAATCTATCCTTTAATTCTGAAAATTCGGACTTTGGGTCTTTTTTAAAGGACAGTACACTTTATTTTGCTTCGGCGAGAGGTGATGACGGCAAGGTCTATAGTTGGAATAAAGAACCTTTTCTTGATATATTTAAAATTAACGTAACTGAGAATAAAGAAGATGGCACCCGATCTTATGGTGCTCCTACTCAAATTAATTCAGAAGACGTAAATACGGAATATCATGAAGCGTCCGTTGCGATTACCAAGGATGGTAAAACGATGTTTTTCACAAGAGATAATATGAATAAACGCAACAGATTAAATTATGATAAAGAAGGCACCACCTACCTCAAAATTTATAAAGCGACACTTGTAGGTAATGCTTGGACGAATGTCATAGATTTACCTTTTAATGATGATGTGTTCTCAACGGGTCATCCTGTATTGAGTCCGGATAATAAAACATTATTCTTTGTCTCTGATCGTGAAGGCGGTATTGGTCAGACTGATATTTATTCGGTTGCTATCAATGAAGATGGCACTTATGGAACGCCTGAAAATCTTGGTGAAAAAATTAACACTGAAGGTCGCGAAATGTTTCCTTACGTTGCTAAGGATAGCACCTTCTACTTTTCTTCAGATGGTCATTTGAATTTAGGCTTACTGGATATTTTTAAATCCAATATCTTAAAAGAAGAACCAACAGAAGAACCAGAAAATATTGGAGCACCTTTCAATAGTGGTTATGACGATTTTGCGTATTTTGTTAATAGTGACACACGTCAAGGCTACTTCTCATCAAATCGACCAAATGGAAAAGGCGGCGATGATATTTATAGTTTTAATGTGATAGAATGTAACCAACAAATTACAGGTATAGCCAGAGAACACAGAACTGAGATTATATTAAGTGACGTTACTGTGCAACTTATTGATGAAACAGGTAAAATTCTAGCAGAAGTAGTGACTACGGCAGATGGATCTTATACGTTTGAAATAGAATGCAACACCACTTACACTATTCTTGGAACCAAACCAGATTATCAAGAGGATCAGCATACCATAACAACATCCAATGAAAACAAAAAAGTAAATACAGTTGATTTAACGCTGAAACCATTAATCCTAGATAGCCAGATTATTATAAACCCAATATTCTTTGATTTTGATAAATCCGAGATTAGAACAGATGCCCAATACGAATTGGAAAATATTGTAGATGTACTGCGTAAACACCCTGAAATGATCATTAAAATTGAATCGCATACGGATAGTAGAGGTCGTGACAAATACAATCTTAAATTATCGGATAGACGCGCAAAATCTACAGCAGAGTATATCATATCTAGAGGCATCGAAGCCCACAGAATAGAAAGTGCTAGAGGTTTTGGAGAAACCCGACTTTTAAATGAATGTGCTAACGGTGTTAAATGTTCTGAGGAAGAACACCAATTAAATAGACGTTCTTATTTCTACATTGTAGATGGCGATAAAGAAAGAGAATAA
- a CDS encoding PorP/SprF family type IX secretion system membrane protein, producing the protein MKLSKIISIVILFLSVSTAFSQQLPQFTQYMFNTISINPAYAGSRETLSIVGLHRSQWVGFDGGPETQTLSIHAPLRNENMGLGVSFINDQLGYENFSYLYADYSYTLKISEKTKLALGLKAGMTHYFIDQELLTDPSVVNDQYFNDVSNRWSPNVGAGLYLHSQRWYAGLSAPRILNTDYNKGRQGSLDYVALERISYYLTAGYVFDLSESTKLKPSVLLKATNGAPLSFDASANFLFNEKLWLGAAYRVNQYAAALGGIADFQVSKQFRVGYAYEYPLSDIAPYTSGTHEILLMFEVFKSKRIKSPRYF; encoded by the coding sequence ATGAAGTTATCAAAAATTATAAGTATTGTGATACTCTTCTTGAGTGTTTCTACTGCCTTTTCGCAGCAGTTACCTCAGTTTACGCAATATATGTTTAACACCATTTCTATTAATCCGGCCTATGCTGGTAGTAGGGAAACGCTAAGCATTGTGGGTTTACATAGAAGTCAATGGGTTGGTTTCGACGGTGGACCAGAAACACAAACCTTATCCATACATGCGCCTTTACGAAACGAAAACATGGGTTTAGGTGTTTCCTTTATTAATGATCAACTCGGCTATGAAAATTTCTCATATCTCTATGCCGATTATTCATATACCCTTAAAATTAGTGAAAAAACAAAATTAGCTTTAGGATTAAAAGCTGGTATGACACATTACTTTATAGATCAAGAATTACTTACCGATCCGTCTGTAGTTAACGATCAATATTTCAATGATGTCTCTAACCGATGGAGTCCTAATGTTGGTGCTGGGTTATATTTACATTCGCAACGTTGGTATGCAGGTTTATCGGCTCCAAGAATTTTAAATACAGATTACAATAAAGGTCGCCAAGGCAGCTTAGATTATGTAGCGTTGGAGCGTATTAGTTATTACCTTACTGCTGGTTATGTGTTTGATCTTAGTGAAAGTACAAAATTAAAACCTTCTGTATTGCTAAAAGCAACTAACGGCGCACCATTATCTTTTGATGCTTCTGCAAACTTTTTATTTAATGAAAAATTATGGCTTGGAGCAGCCTACAGAGTGAATCAATATGCGGCTGCCCTTGGCGGTATTGCAGATTTTCAAGTCTCAAAACAATTTAGAGTTGGCTATGCCTATGAATATCCGCTTTCGGATATAGCTCCTTACACTAGTGGTACTCACGAAATATTACTAATGTTTGAAGTTTTTAAAAGCAAACGAATTAAATCGCCAAGATATTTCTAA